In a genomic window of Occallatibacter riparius:
- a CDS encoding DUF503 domain-containing protein: MPVAQLTLEIRIEHAQSLKDRRQVVRSLKDQLRQGFNISVAEMDEAVTWQSATVGVVAISRSREYLHGLVEEVERASRRILNEHGAELTDAFWDYVES, encoded by the coding sequence ATGCCGGTCGCTCAGCTGACATTGGAGATCCGGATCGAGCACGCCCAGTCCCTCAAGGACCGGCGTCAGGTTGTGCGCTCGCTCAAGGATCAGCTGCGGCAGGGATTCAACATCTCCGTTGCCGAGATGGACGAAGCTGTGACCTGGCAATCGGCTACCGTAGGCGTGGTGGCCATCTCGCGATCGCGCGAGTATCTGCACGGACTCGTCGAAGAGGTCGAACGCGCTTCGCGCCGCATTCTGAATGAGCATGGCGCCGAGCTGACCGACGCCTTCTGGGATTACGTGGAAAGCTGA